In one Streptomyces sp. NBC_01241 genomic region, the following are encoded:
- the pstS gene encoding phosphate ABC transporter substrate-binding protein PstS: protein MKLQRKNRLRATALGALAVSSALVLTACGSDNNSGGTTGGDGGKTSAASDIKCDDAKGQLLASGSSAQKNAMDLWAKNYMAGCSGVEINYKSSSSGEGIIAFNQGTVGFAGSDSALKPEEVADSKKICKTGQGIDLPMVGGPIAIGYHLEGVDSLTLDAPTLAKIFDTKIKKWNDPAIAKLNSGVKLPDKAIQPFHRSEDSGTTQNLGKYLGAAAPKDWKYEAEKKWPAPGGQAASNSSGVAAQVKQVDGAIGYFELSYATSQSIPTVDINTGGSAPVKATPENASKAIAAAKIKGTGKDLALDLDYTTKAEGAYPIVLVTYEVVCDTGNKAETLPTVKSFLNYTASDEGQKLLTEAGYAPIPTEINSKVRETIASLS from the coding sequence GTGAAGCTTCAGCGCAAGAACCGGCTTCGTGCCACCGCGCTCGGTGCCCTCGCCGTCTCCAGCGCCCTGGTCCTCACGGCGTGCGGTTCGGACAACAACAGCGGCGGGACCACTGGTGGCGACGGCGGCAAGACGAGCGCCGCGTCGGACATCAAGTGTGACGACGCCAAGGGCCAGCTGCTCGCCTCCGGCTCCAGCGCGCAGAAGAACGCCATGGACCTCTGGGCCAAGAACTACATGGCCGGCTGCTCGGGCGTCGAGATCAACTACAAGTCGTCCTCCTCCGGTGAGGGCATCATCGCCTTCAACCAGGGCACGGTCGGCTTCGCCGGTTCCGACTCGGCGCTGAAGCCCGAAGAGGTCGCCGACTCGAAGAAGATCTGCAAGACCGGCCAGGGCATCGACCTCCCGATGGTCGGCGGACCGATCGCCATCGGCTACCACCTGGAAGGCGTCGACAGCCTCACGCTGGACGCCCCCACCCTCGCCAAGATCTTCGACACGAAGATCAAGAAGTGGAACGACCCGGCGATCGCCAAGCTCAACAGCGGGGTCAAGCTTCCGGACAAGGCCATCCAGCCCTTCCACCGCTCCGAGGACTCCGGCACCACCCAGAACCTCGGCAAGTACCTGGGCGCCGCCGCCCCGAAGGACTGGAAGTACGAGGCCGAGAAGAAGTGGCCGGCCCCCGGTGGCCAGGCCGCGTCCAACTCCTCCGGTGTCGCCGCCCAGGTGAAGCAGGTCGACGGCGCGATCGGCTACTTCGAGCTCAGCTACGCCACCTCGCAGTCGATCCCCACCGTCGACATCAACACCGGTGGCTCCGCCCCGGTCAAGGCCACCCCGGAGAACGCCTCCAAGGCCATCGCCGCCGCCAAGATCAAGGGCACCGGCAAGGACCTGGCGCTCGACCTCGACTACACCACCAAGGCCGAGGGCGCGTACCCGATCGTCCTGGTGACGTACGAGGTCGTCTGCGACACAGGCAACAAGGCCGAGACCCTGCCCACGGTCAAGTCCTTCCTGAACTACACCGCCAGTGACGAGGGCCAGAAGCTCCTCACCGAGGCCGGTTACGCGCCGATCCCGACCGAGATCAACAGCAAGGTCCGCGAGACCATCGCCTCCCTCTCGTAA
- a CDS encoding NUDIX hydrolase — MSGEPAPGPVLAAGCVLWRRAAYSGELEVCLVHRPRYDDWSHPKGKLKRGESALDCARREVLEETGHHCAPGAALPTIRYTVNGRPKEVAYWAAEATGGAFVPNAEVDRVSWLSPAAARTLLTRPHDRDVLDALLARLPGTPSSPSGD, encoded by the coding sequence ATGAGCGGCGAGCCCGCCCCGGGTCCCGTGCTCGCCGCGGGGTGTGTGCTGTGGCGCCGGGCCGCGTACTCCGGCGAGCTGGAGGTCTGCCTGGTCCACAGGCCTCGCTACGACGACTGGTCGCATCCGAAGGGCAAGCTGAAGCGCGGCGAGTCCGCGCTGGACTGCGCCCGGCGCGAGGTGCTGGAGGAGACCGGCCACCACTGCGCGCCCGGCGCCGCGCTCCCCACGATCCGGTACACCGTGAACGGGCGCCCCAAGGAGGTCGCCTACTGGGCGGCCGAGGCGACCGGCGGCGCCTTCGTACCGAACGCGGAGGTCGACCGGGTGAGCTGGCTCTCCCCGGCGGCGGCCCGGACCCTCCTCACCCGGCCCCACGACCGGGACGTGCTGGACGCCCTGCTCGCCCGTCTGCCGGGCACACCATCGAGCCCGTCCGGTGATTGA